A window of the Vibrio fluvialis genome harbors these coding sequences:
- the rnd gene encoding ribonuclease D: protein MNYQIIDQLNDLERVCALARDADVVMLDTEFVRTRTFYPQLGLIQLFDGENLSLIDPLALDEMSPFVELMQDTSVLKVLHACGEDIEVFKTSFGCVPFPMVDTQIMAAFLGYGLSTGFASLANDLLNVELDKSESRTDWLARPLSQKQLEYAAADVFYLMPMYEQLLEKVIQAGWWEAAQQESELQVEKRTRTSNPELAYLDIKGAWQLKPKELAILKPLATWRYQEAVNRDLALNFVIRENDLLTIARLALRSPKRMEEEGIDPHAIRRHSTKMINIVKAAQQTPPEQYPEKIVPLMDYPGYKQLFKKLKDEVKNVSQSSGLATEFLASKKQLNQLLNWVWNKDKDPEKLPDVMQGWRLPLLGEKLEKLV, encoded by the coding sequence GTGAATTATCAGATAATTGATCAACTCAACGATTTAGAACGTGTGTGTGCTCTGGCGCGAGACGCAGACGTTGTCATGCTGGACACCGAGTTTGTCCGCACCCGTACCTTCTATCCGCAACTGGGCCTGATTCAGCTGTTTGACGGTGAAAACCTGTCGCTGATCGACCCGTTGGCGCTCGATGAGATGTCACCGTTTGTCGAGCTGATGCAAGACACTTCGGTACTCAAAGTGCTGCACGCGTGCGGCGAAGATATCGAAGTATTTAAGACCAGCTTTGGTTGTGTGCCGTTCCCAATGGTGGATACGCAAATTATGGCAGCGTTTCTTGGTTACGGCCTGTCTACAGGCTTTGCTTCGCTGGCCAATGATCTGCTGAATGTGGAATTGGATAAAAGCGAGTCGCGCACCGACTGGTTGGCGCGCCCCCTGTCGCAGAAGCAGCTTGAATACGCCGCAGCGGATGTGTTTTATCTGATGCCAATGTACGAACAGTTGCTGGAGAAAGTGATTCAGGCAGGCTGGTGGGAAGCGGCGCAGCAAGAATCTGAACTGCAAGTGGAAAAGCGTACCCGCACTTCCAACCCAGAGCTGGCGTACCTTGATATCAAAGGAGCGTGGCAGCTGAAACCGAAGGAACTGGCGATACTTAAACCTCTCGCAACCTGGCGTTATCAGGAAGCGGTGAACCGCGATCTGGCACTTAATTTCGTCATTCGTGAAAACGATCTGCTGACCATCGCTCGTCTGGCTCTGCGTAGTCCGAAACGCATGGAAGAAGAAGGCATCGATCCGCATGCGATTCGTCGTCACAGCACCAAGATGATCAACATCGTTAAAGCCGCGCAGCAGACCCCGCCAGAGCAGTACCCGGAGAAAATCGTGCCGCTGATGGACTATCCGGGTTACAAACAGCTGTTTAAAAAGCTGAAAGATGAAGTGAAAAATGTCTCGCAATCATCCGGATTGGCGACGGAGTTTCTGGCTTCCAAGAAGCAGCTCAACCAATTGTTGAACTGGGTATGGAACAAAGATAAAGATCCGGAAAAATTGCCGGATGTGATGCAAGGCTGGCGCCTGCCTCTACTGGGCGAAAAGCTGGAAAAACTTGTTTAA
- the fadD gene encoding long-chain-fatty-acid--CoA ligase FadD: MDKPWLSRYPSDVPETINPDQYLSLVEMFEQSVHKYADQPAFINMGSVMTFRKLEERSRAFAAYLQNELKLKKGDRVALMMPNLLQYPVALFGILRAGMIAVNVNPLYTPRELEHQLNDADARAIVIVSNFANTLEQIVANTQVKHVVLTSLGQMLPRAKGTLVDFVVKYVKGMVPKYDLPGAISMRKALHKGRRLQYVKPFMSGEDIAFLQYTGGTTGVAKGAILTHRNMVANVLQAKGAYGPVLREGRELVVTALPLYHVFALTVNCLLFIEMGGSNLLITNPRDIPGFVKELQKHPFTAITGVNTLFNALVNNEDFHELNFANMKLSVGGGMAVQRAVAEKWKKITGVHLLEGYGLTECSPLVTGNPYDLADYSGAIGLPVPSTEVRIVDDEGNVLNYDQTGELQVRGPQVMQGYWQRPEATKEVINEEGWLSTGDIVRFDENGMIYIVDRKKDMILVSGFNVYPNEIEDVVALHGKVLEVAAIGQPHEVSGEVVKIYVVKRDPSLTKDELITHCRKHLTGYKVPKLIEFREELPKTNVGKILRRVLREENDAQLAEQKKSA; this comes from the coding sequence GTGGATAAACCTTGGCTCTCACGTTATCCAAGCGATGTACCGGAAACCATTAATCCCGACCAATATCTGTCATTGGTTGAAATGTTCGAACAGTCAGTGCACAAATACGCCGACCAGCCAGCCTTCATCAATATGGGCTCGGTGATGACGTTTCGCAAACTGGAGGAACGTAGCCGAGCGTTTGCGGCTTACCTGCAGAATGAACTGAAACTGAAAAAAGGCGACCGCGTGGCATTGATGATGCCGAACCTACTGCAATATCCGGTGGCGCTCTTTGGTATTCTGCGCGCGGGTATGATCGCCGTGAACGTTAACCCGCTATACACTCCTCGCGAACTGGAACATCAGCTCAACGATGCTGATGCTCGCGCCATCGTGATCGTCTCTAACTTCGCCAATACTCTGGAGCAGATCGTTGCCAACACGCAGGTTAAGCACGTCGTTCTGACCAGTCTGGGCCAGATGCTGCCGCGTGCCAAAGGTACGCTGGTGGACTTTGTGGTGAAATACGTCAAAGGCATGGTACCAAAGTATGACCTGCCGGGCGCAATCTCGATGCGTAAAGCGCTGCACAAAGGTCGTCGCCTGCAATACGTGAAGCCGTTTATGTCAGGCGAGGACATTGCGTTTCTGCAGTACACTGGTGGCACAACGGGTGTGGCGAAAGGAGCGATTCTGACTCACCGCAACATGGTTGCCAACGTGCTGCAAGCCAAAGGTGCTTACGGTCCTGTGCTACGCGAAGGCCGTGAACTGGTGGTGACAGCGCTGCCGCTGTATCACGTATTTGCGCTGACCGTGAACTGTCTGCTGTTTATCGAAATGGGTGGCAGCAACCTCTTGATTACCAACCCGCGCGATATTCCAGGCTTTGTCAAAGAGTTGCAGAAACATCCGTTTACAGCCATCACTGGCGTAAACACGCTGTTTAACGCTCTGGTGAACAACGAAGATTTCCATGAGCTGAATTTCGCCAACATGAAACTCTCTGTGGGCGGCGGTATGGCCGTACAACGCGCGGTGGCAGAAAAATGGAAAAAGATCACTGGTGTCCATTTGCTCGAAGGCTATGGCCTGACCGAATGTTCACCACTCGTCACGGGTAACCCGTACGATCTGGCTGATTACTCCGGTGCGATTGGTTTACCGGTGCCTTCAACCGAAGTGCGTATCGTCGATGACGAAGGCAATGTGTTGAACTACGACCAAACTGGCGAACTGCAAGTACGTGGCCCGCAAGTGATGCAGGGTTACTGGCAGCGTCCGGAAGCGACCAAAGAAGTCATCAATGAAGAGGGTTGGTTGTCGACGGGCGATATCGTGCGCTTTGACGAAAACGGCATGATTTACATCGTCGATCGTAAGAAAGACATGATTCTGGTGTCGGGCTTCAACGTGTATCCGAACGAAATTGAAGATGTGGTGGCACTGCACGGCAAAGTATTGGAAGTGGCCGCGATTGGCCAGCCACACGAAGTGTCGGGCGAAGTGGTGAAAATCTACGTGGTCAAGCGCGATCCGAGCTTGACCAAAGATGAACTGATCACGCACTGCCGTAAACACCTGACCGGTTACAAAGTACCAAAACTGATTGAGTTCCGCGAAGAACTGCCAAAAACCAACGTGGGTAAAATTCTGCGTCGCGTACTGCGCGAAGAGAACGATGCTCAGCTGGCTGAGCAGAAGAAAAGCGCATAA
- a CDS encoding alpha/beta hydrolase, translating into MLQSQSYVLAEGRLAAIEVGNPEAAEISVVFLHGWLDNAASFQTVMQSLHHLNPDWHLCAIDLPGHGLSDHKSGHSFYPFHDYIDDIYQLLANFSSNRLVLVGHSLGALISSCYSAAFPDQVAGLVQIEGFGPLAESPALSVERLRHGVMSRQRIRRKPERGYTSFEQALERRVAANQVAAELLAPIVERGIECVDDQWRWRHDSKLKSESLYRMSWEHAQAVLEHIRCPQRIILGDQGFHHLKQDRHISPNDRLEMFTISGGHHCHLEQPSLVAELIFGLVNKI; encoded by the coding sequence ATGCTGCAGTCGCAAAGTTATGTTTTAGCCGAAGGACGCCTGGCGGCGATCGAAGTCGGCAATCCAGAAGCGGCCGAGATATCGGTCGTTTTTTTACATGGCTGGTTGGATAATGCCGCCAGTTTTCAAACGGTTATGCAATCTTTGCATCATCTCAATCCCGATTGGCACCTCTGCGCAATCGATTTACCAGGACATGGGCTATCAGACCATAAATCTGGCCACAGTTTCTATCCATTTCACGACTATATTGACGATATTTACCAACTTTTGGCTAACTTTTCATCAAACAGACTGGTGTTAGTCGGCCACTCTCTTGGTGCTTTGATTTCAAGTTGCTATAGTGCCGCCTTTCCTGACCAAGTCGCAGGATTAGTTCAGATCGAAGGCTTCGGCCCACTCGCGGAATCTCCAGCCCTCAGTGTTGAGCGATTACGTCACGGTGTGATGAGTCGTCAACGCATCCGACGCAAACCAGAACGCGGTTATACCAGCTTTGAACAAGCACTTGAGCGCCGTGTCGCGGCCAATCAAGTTGCGGCTGAGTTACTCGCACCGATTGTTGAGCGGGGTATTGAGTGCGTGGACGACCAATGGCGTTGGCGGCACGACAGCAAGCTTAAGAGTGAATCGTTGTACCGAATGTCGTGGGAACACGCACAGGCAGTGTTGGAGCATATTCGCTGCCCGCAACGGATTATATTGGGCGATCAGGGTTTTCACCATTTGAAGCAAGATCGCCACATTTCGCCTAACGATCGTTTAGAGATGTTTACCATTTCTGGTGGTCATCATTGCCATCTTGAGCAGCCTTCACTCGTCGCAGAACTAATTTTTGGCTTAGTTAACAAAATTTAA
- a CDS encoding Slp family lipoprotein: MKIYHFKLALTGLAALLLSACASLPEQLTSQSESVVTDYTIWTQADPAQKGEVRLGGVIASTKNLTDKTRLEIVNLPIDDAGRPSLTSEPQGRFVAYVKGFLDPVTFGEGRLITLVGTTAEPESGKVGDFEHQFPVMNANGYYLWRVTERVVIDDTGPYMFPCRNFYCRHFDDFPRDGRVIQEVK, from the coding sequence ATGAAAATCTATCATTTTAAATTAGCATTGACCGGACTGGCGGCATTATTGCTGTCGGCGTGTGCGTCCCTCCCTGAACAGTTAACATCGCAAAGTGAATCGGTAGTGACCGATTACACGATCTGGACTCAGGCAGATCCCGCTCAGAAAGGCGAGGTTCGCCTCGGTGGTGTGATCGCCAGTACCAAGAATTTAACCGACAAAACCCGCTTAGAAATCGTCAATTTACCAATTGATGACGCGGGACGGCCAAGCTTAACCAGCGAACCGCAGGGGCGCTTTGTCGCTTACGTGAAAGGTTTCCTGGATCCGGTCACATTCGGAGAAGGCCGCCTGATCACGCTGGTCGGTACAACGGCTGAGCCCGAAAGCGGCAAAGTCGGCGACTTTGAGCATCAGTTCCCGGTGATGAATGCCAACGGTTACTATCTGTGGCGTGTCACGGAACGTGTGGTGATCGACGATACCGGACCTTACATGTTTCCCTGTCGCAACTTCTACTGCCGCCATTTCGATGATTTTCCACGCGATGGCCGGGTGATCCAAGAAGTTAAATAA